A section of the Lathamus discolor isolate bLatDis1 chromosome 6, bLatDis1.hap1, whole genome shotgun sequence genome encodes:
- the AREL1 gene encoding apoptosis-resistant E3 ubiquitin protein ligase 1 isoform X2, translated as MFAPLLGTRRKDAEEWVLHFWLLEHGYLCKGGITVFVVAFFFTIKFLFELAARIVSFLQHEDRERRGERTIYDYVRGNYLDPRSCKISWDWKDPYEVGHSMAFRVHLFYKNGQPFPAHRPVGLRVHICHVELAIDIPVTQEVLQEPNSNVVKVAFTVRRAGRYEITVKLGGLNVAYSPYYKVFQPGMVVPSKTKIVCHFSTLVLTCGQQHTLHIAPRDEYDNPTSNSVSLVDEHNYSLSIHELGPQEDESSDVVFEKSVVSNRQTCEVFFRLTLHCRGCFHACISYQNQPISNGDFDIIVLSENEKNIVERNVSTSGVSIYFEAYLYDAPSYTNTQWQLPPMHVSSSQRRPSTATEDEDEDSPADSQTPEKVKKPKKVYCYVSPKQLSVKEFYLKIIPWRLFTFRVCPGTKFSYLGPDPVHKLLTLVVDDGIQPPVELSCKERNILAATFIRSLHKNIGGSETFQDKVNFFQRELRQVHMKRPHSKVTLKVSRHCLLESSFKATRNFSVSDWSKNFEVIFQDEEALDWGGPRREWFELICKALFDTTNQLFTRFSDNNQALVHPNPGRPTYLRLKVYEFAGRLVGKCLYESSLGGAYKQLVRARFTRSFLAQIIGLRMHYKYFETDDPEFYKSKVCFILNNDVSEMDLVFAEEKYSKTGQLEKVVELVTGGAQIPVTNENKILYLNLLAQYRLANQVREEVDHFLKGLNELVPENLLAIFDENELELLMCGTGDISVCDFKAHAVVVGGSWHFREKVMRWFWTVVSSFTQEELARLLQFTTGSSQLPPGGFAALCPSFQIIAAPTHSTLPTAHTCFNQLCLPTYDSYEEVHKMLQLAISEGCEGFGML; from the exons GATGCTGAAGAATGGGTCCTCCACTTTTGGCTTTTAGAACATGGGTACTTGTGTAAAG GTGGGATCACGGTATTTGTGGTAGCTTTCTTCTTCACCATTAAGTTCCTCTTTGAGCTTGCCGCACGTATAGTCAGCTTCCTTCAGCATGAGGACCGGGAGCGCCGAGGGGAGCGAACTATTTATGACTACGTGCGAGGCAACTACCTGGATCCCCGGTCCTGCAAAATCTCCTGGGATTGGAAGGACCCCTACGAGGTGGGCCATAGCATGGCCTTCCGAGTGCAT TTATTCTATAAAAATGGGCAACCCTTCCCTGCTCACCGGCCTGTGGGGCTGCGAGTTCACATCTGCCATGTGGAGCTAGCAATTGATATTCCTGTAACCCAGGAAGTTCTTCAGGAGCCTAATTCCAATGTGGTGAAAGTGGCCTTCACTGTGCGCAGGGCTGGGAGATATGAGATCACTGTAAAACTCGGTGGCTTGAATGTGGCCTACAGCCCCTACTACAAGGTGTTCCAGCCAG GGATGGTGGTTccctccaaaaccaaaattgtCTGCCATTTCTCCACTCTGGTCCTGACCTGTGGGCAGCAACACACTCTGCATATAGCTCCCAGAGATGAGTATGACAATCCCACCAGCAATTCTGTGTCCTTGGTAGATGAGCACAATTACAGCCTTTCCATCCATGAG CTGGGTCCTCAAGAAGACGAGAGCTCTGATGTTGTGTTTGAGAAATCTGTGGTGTCCAATCGGCAGACTTGTGAAGTGTTCTTCCGACTCACCTTGCACTGTAGGGGGTGTTTCCATGCCTGCATCTCCTACCAGAACCAGCCCATAAGTAATGGCGATTTTGACATCATTGTTCTAAGTG agaatgaaaagaacATTGTAGAACGCAATGTGTCCACCTCAGGTGTCAGTATTTACTTTGAAGCCTACCTTTATGATGCTCCTAGTTATACCAACACTCAGTGGCAACTTCCACCAATGCACGTGAGTTCTTCCCAGCGCCGTCCTTCTACTGCAACTGAGGATGAAGATGAAGATTCTCCCGCTGACAGCCAAACGCCTGAGAAAGTGAAGAAACCTAAAAAAGTGTACTGCTATGTGTCACCTAAG CAATTATCAGTGAAAGAATTTTACCTGAAGATCATTCCGTGGCGCCTTTTCACCTTTAGAGTATGTCCTGGCACAAAG TTTTCATACCTTGGCCCTGACCCTGTGCACAAATTACTGACACTGGTGGTGGATGATGGGATCCAACCCCCTGTGGAGCTCAGCTGCAAGGAGAGGAACATCTTGGCAGCCACTTTCATTCGCTCTCTGCATAAAAACATAG GAGGCTCGGAGACCTTCCAGGACAAAGTGAACTTCTTTCAGCGGGAGCTACGTCAGGTACATATGAAAAGACCTCACTCAAAGGTCACGCTGAAGGTCAGCCGTCACTGTCTGCTGGAGTCG tCTTTTAAAGCAACACgaaatttttctgtttctgactgGAGCAAAAACTTCGAAGTGATTTTTCAGGATGAGGAAG CTCTGGACTGGGGAGGTCCACGCAGAGAGTGGTTTGAACTCATCTGCAAAGCATTATTTGATACCACCAATCAACTCTTTACCCGCTTCAGTGATAACAACCAGGCCTTG gTACATCCAAACCCAGGCCGTCCCACATATTTACGGCTcaaagtgtatgaatttgcAGGCCGCCTAGTAGGAAAGTGTCTTTATGAATCGTCTCTGGGAGGTGCCTACAAGCAACTGGTTCGAGCTCGCTTCACCCGGTCCTTCCTGGCTCAGATCATAGGACTTCGTATGCATTACAAG TATTTTGAAACAGATGACCCAGAATTCTATAAATCCAAAGTCTGTTTCATACTGAACAATGATGTGAGTGAGATGGATCTGGTCTTTGCTGAAGAGAAGTATAGCAAAACAGGACAGCTGGAGAAG GTGGTGGAACTGGTGACAGGAGGGGCTCAAATACCAGTGaccaatgaaaacaaaatcttgTATTTAAATCTGCTCGCTCAGTACAGGCTGGCCAACCAGGTTAGAGAGGAGGTGGATCACTTCCTGAAAG gTCTTAATGAATTAGTTCCTGAGAACCTCCTGGCTATTTTTGATGAGAATGAGCTTGAG TTGCTTATGTGTGGTACTGGAGATATCAGTGTCTGTGACTTCAAGGCACATGCTGTGGTGGTAGGAGGATCTTGGCACTTCCGTGAGAAG GTCATGAGGTGGTTTTGGACTGTGGTCTCCAGTTTCACACAGGAAGAGCTGGCCAGGCTCTTGCAGTTCACAACTGGTTCCTCCCAGCTGCCTCCAGGAGGGTTTGCTGCACTTTGTCCATCTTTCCAGATCATTGCAGCTCCAACTCACAGTACTTTGCCAACAGCCCACACTTG ttttaacCAGCTGTGCCTCCCTACTTATGACTCCTATGAAGAAGTGCACAAGATGCTGCAGCTAGCTATCAGCGAGGGTTGTGAGGGCTTTGGCATGCTGTGA
- the AREL1 gene encoding apoptosis-resistant E3 ubiquitin protein ligase 1 isoform X1: protein MFAPLLGTRRKDAEEWVLHFWLLEHGYLCKDAAVILGCVSHRRDLMFYIIGGITVFVVAFFFTIKFLFELAARIVSFLQHEDRERRGERTIYDYVRGNYLDPRSCKISWDWKDPYEVGHSMAFRVHLFYKNGQPFPAHRPVGLRVHICHVELAIDIPVTQEVLQEPNSNVVKVAFTVRRAGRYEITVKLGGLNVAYSPYYKVFQPGMVVPSKTKIVCHFSTLVLTCGQQHTLHIAPRDEYDNPTSNSVSLVDEHNYSLSIHELGPQEDESSDVVFEKSVVSNRQTCEVFFRLTLHCRGCFHACISYQNQPISNGDFDIIVLSENEKNIVERNVSTSGVSIYFEAYLYDAPSYTNTQWQLPPMHVSSSQRRPSTATEDEDEDSPADSQTPEKVKKPKKVYCYVSPKQLSVKEFYLKIIPWRLFTFRVCPGTKFSYLGPDPVHKLLTLVVDDGIQPPVELSCKERNILAATFIRSLHKNIGGSETFQDKVNFFQRELRQVHMKRPHSKVTLKVSRHCLLESSFKATRNFSVSDWSKNFEVIFQDEEALDWGGPRREWFELICKALFDTTNQLFTRFSDNNQALVHPNPGRPTYLRLKVYEFAGRLVGKCLYESSLGGAYKQLVRARFTRSFLAQIIGLRMHYKYFETDDPEFYKSKVCFILNNDVSEMDLVFAEEKYSKTGQLEKVVELVTGGAQIPVTNENKILYLNLLAQYRLANQVREEVDHFLKGLNELVPENLLAIFDENELELLMCGTGDISVCDFKAHAVVVGGSWHFREKVMRWFWTVVSSFTQEELARLLQFTTGSSQLPPGGFAALCPSFQIIAAPTHSTLPTAHTCFNQLCLPTYDSYEEVHKMLQLAISEGCEGFGML from the exons GATGCTGAAGAATGGGTCCTCCACTTTTGGCTTTTAGAACATGGGTACTTGTGTAAAG ATGCAGCTGTGATCCTCGGCTGTGTGTCTCACCGAAGGGACCTGATGTTTTACATTATTG GTGGGATCACGGTATTTGTGGTAGCTTTCTTCTTCACCATTAAGTTCCTCTTTGAGCTTGCCGCACGTATAGTCAGCTTCCTTCAGCATGAGGACCGGGAGCGCCGAGGGGAGCGAACTATTTATGACTACGTGCGAGGCAACTACCTGGATCCCCGGTCCTGCAAAATCTCCTGGGATTGGAAGGACCCCTACGAGGTGGGCCATAGCATGGCCTTCCGAGTGCAT TTATTCTATAAAAATGGGCAACCCTTCCCTGCTCACCGGCCTGTGGGGCTGCGAGTTCACATCTGCCATGTGGAGCTAGCAATTGATATTCCTGTAACCCAGGAAGTTCTTCAGGAGCCTAATTCCAATGTGGTGAAAGTGGCCTTCACTGTGCGCAGGGCTGGGAGATATGAGATCACTGTAAAACTCGGTGGCTTGAATGTGGCCTACAGCCCCTACTACAAGGTGTTCCAGCCAG GGATGGTGGTTccctccaaaaccaaaattgtCTGCCATTTCTCCACTCTGGTCCTGACCTGTGGGCAGCAACACACTCTGCATATAGCTCCCAGAGATGAGTATGACAATCCCACCAGCAATTCTGTGTCCTTGGTAGATGAGCACAATTACAGCCTTTCCATCCATGAG CTGGGTCCTCAAGAAGACGAGAGCTCTGATGTTGTGTTTGAGAAATCTGTGGTGTCCAATCGGCAGACTTGTGAAGTGTTCTTCCGACTCACCTTGCACTGTAGGGGGTGTTTCCATGCCTGCATCTCCTACCAGAACCAGCCCATAAGTAATGGCGATTTTGACATCATTGTTCTAAGTG agaatgaaaagaacATTGTAGAACGCAATGTGTCCACCTCAGGTGTCAGTATTTACTTTGAAGCCTACCTTTATGATGCTCCTAGTTATACCAACACTCAGTGGCAACTTCCACCAATGCACGTGAGTTCTTCCCAGCGCCGTCCTTCTACTGCAACTGAGGATGAAGATGAAGATTCTCCCGCTGACAGCCAAACGCCTGAGAAAGTGAAGAAACCTAAAAAAGTGTACTGCTATGTGTCACCTAAG CAATTATCAGTGAAAGAATTTTACCTGAAGATCATTCCGTGGCGCCTTTTCACCTTTAGAGTATGTCCTGGCACAAAG TTTTCATACCTTGGCCCTGACCCTGTGCACAAATTACTGACACTGGTGGTGGATGATGGGATCCAACCCCCTGTGGAGCTCAGCTGCAAGGAGAGGAACATCTTGGCAGCCACTTTCATTCGCTCTCTGCATAAAAACATAG GAGGCTCGGAGACCTTCCAGGACAAAGTGAACTTCTTTCAGCGGGAGCTACGTCAGGTACATATGAAAAGACCTCACTCAAAGGTCACGCTGAAGGTCAGCCGTCACTGTCTGCTGGAGTCG tCTTTTAAAGCAACACgaaatttttctgtttctgactgGAGCAAAAACTTCGAAGTGATTTTTCAGGATGAGGAAG CTCTGGACTGGGGAGGTCCACGCAGAGAGTGGTTTGAACTCATCTGCAAAGCATTATTTGATACCACCAATCAACTCTTTACCCGCTTCAGTGATAACAACCAGGCCTTG gTACATCCAAACCCAGGCCGTCCCACATATTTACGGCTcaaagtgtatgaatttgcAGGCCGCCTAGTAGGAAAGTGTCTTTATGAATCGTCTCTGGGAGGTGCCTACAAGCAACTGGTTCGAGCTCGCTTCACCCGGTCCTTCCTGGCTCAGATCATAGGACTTCGTATGCATTACAAG TATTTTGAAACAGATGACCCAGAATTCTATAAATCCAAAGTCTGTTTCATACTGAACAATGATGTGAGTGAGATGGATCTGGTCTTTGCTGAAGAGAAGTATAGCAAAACAGGACAGCTGGAGAAG GTGGTGGAACTGGTGACAGGAGGGGCTCAAATACCAGTGaccaatgaaaacaaaatcttgTATTTAAATCTGCTCGCTCAGTACAGGCTGGCCAACCAGGTTAGAGAGGAGGTGGATCACTTCCTGAAAG gTCTTAATGAATTAGTTCCTGAGAACCTCCTGGCTATTTTTGATGAGAATGAGCTTGAG TTGCTTATGTGTGGTACTGGAGATATCAGTGTCTGTGACTTCAAGGCACATGCTGTGGTGGTAGGAGGATCTTGGCACTTCCGTGAGAAG GTCATGAGGTGGTTTTGGACTGTGGTCTCCAGTTTCACACAGGAAGAGCTGGCCAGGCTCTTGCAGTTCACAACTGGTTCCTCCCAGCTGCCTCCAGGAGGGTTTGCTGCACTTTGTCCATCTTTCCAGATCATTGCAGCTCCAACTCACAGTACTTTGCCAACAGCCCACACTTG ttttaacCAGCTGTGCCTCCCTACTTATGACTCCTATGAAGAAGTGCACAAGATGCTGCAGCTAGCTATCAGCGAGGGTTGTGAGGGCTTTGGCATGCTGTGA